Genomic DNA from Salvia miltiorrhiza cultivar Shanhuang (shh) chromosome 1, IMPLAD_Smil_shh, whole genome shotgun sequence:
ATGTTCGAGCAATCTTTCAAAGTATTTGTTGGTTATATATGGAGAAAAGGGAGATCTCGTTTTAGCATTTCCATCCACTGCCTAAACTGTATCGATTAGGGTATCATATTCAAAAGTTATGCTTGAATTTAATGTGACACCATCCAACATCTACTGCACGAACCAATCAGAAtttggaatttattttggttgtggtAACTTAGATTTTGTTAGTAAATATTTCAATCTCAACCATTGTTAGGTGGGGGATCCGATTGCTGACCACAACTGTTGGGAAAGGCCAGAGGATATGGACACCCCTAGGACAGTCTACGCCGTGGAGGCTCCGAATCCGGCGTCAGACGTAGCCGGGGAGACGGCGGCAGCTCTAGCCGCCGCCTCCATGGCGTTCCGAGCATCCGACCCTGGATACGCCGAGACACTGCTGCGGACCTCCACCAGAGTTTTCAATTACGCGGACAGCTACCGCGGGGCTTATAGTGATAACGCCAACATTCGGGATGGGGTGTGCCCATTCTACTGCGATTTTGATGGATATCAGGTAAGCTTCCGCTTTGGCCGTTAAAACGAGCTTTTTTCCTCGTGATCAATGGACTTATTAGGCTCTTTTTTGTAAATGAATGGACAGGATGAATTGCTGTGGGGGGCAGCTTGGTTGAGAAGGGCATCAAATGATGATTCTTACCTCAATTACTTGCAAAACAATGGCAAAACTCTAGGAGCCGACGACAACATTAACGAATTCGGGTGGGACAACAAGCATGCCGGTCTCAACGTTCTAGTTTCCAAGGTgaaaaatctatttttattattaaaagggTTATTGACGCCTGAATACACCAACTTCGGGAGTAGGCTCGTTCTGCATATAAACTTTGAAAATAgttataaaaaatatacatgaactttaatgatGTAACAATTTTACCACAAATTTAACTTTTGCCCAAATTAAAGTTTATGCGGTAAGTTGGAGCGTTTAAAGATGTCCTatataatatcattttttaaaacgtCAGGTGAGTACACATCTACATTCTGACTTGTCACGATAGCTTTAATTTGGGTCAAAATTGAATTTGTGGTGATTTTCTACGACattaaagttcgtgtattttttgatctgaagttgatgtatttaaatAGTCATAGTAAATTCTTTTTGATCCAAAGTTGATAAAAATCCTGTTTTTTTTACTGCAGGAGGTTTTGGAGAGCAGCAAATACTCACTCCAGTCATACAGAGCCTCAGCAGATAGCTTCATGTGCACACTCGTGCCGGAATCCACCTCCTTCCACATCGAGTTCAGCCCCGGGGGACTCATCTACCGCCCGGGGGGAAGCAACCTCCAGCACGCCACCACCATCTCCTTCCTCTCGCTCGTCTATGCAGACTATTTAGAGCGATCGTCGCAGACTGTCAACTGCGGTGAAGTCAGCATTAGCCCCTCCGTACTGAGGCAGATAGCACAACGCCAAGTTAACTACATTTTAGGCGAAAATCCCAAGGGGATGTCGTATATGGTCGGGTACAGCAGCTCGTACCCTCAGAGGATCCACCACCGCGGATCCTCCATCCCCTCCACCAAGGACCACCCTCAGGCGGTCCATTGCAAGGATGGTTCCGTCTTTTTCAACTCATccgaccctaaccctaacacGTTGGTCGGGGCCGTGGTGGGGGGCCCCGGCGAGGATGATGTGTATGATGATAATAGGGTTGATTTTAGGAAGTCTGAGCCAACTACTTATATCAATGCTCCATTTGTTGGTGTTCTTGCATACTTTGCTGCCAACCCTAACACTGGTAGTTAGTTAGGGTGATGAGATTTTGAGagaaaattgtatatagattttTACGAAGTGGTTTGGATTGAGATTAGTGGGAAAAAAATGTGAAAGTCTCTCATCTTGCTAGAAATTGCAAGGAGGAAGAGGCTAAAGGATTATAGGATTGTCATTGGCTGCATTAACTCAATGGGCCAATTTTATTTTGATGTCAAAAGTAATGCCTCCTTAATTAGGGGGCATCTCTTGGTTCCTATTTTAGTGATATTTGTATTGTTTCCATCCTTTTTGTTTCAAGGGTTATAACTcagaaaagaaaattttgagTTTTCTTGTACTCGTTGAATTTGCATCCTCTTTCTAATACCGTGTTTCAATTTTTATGTATCATTTGATTTGTATATGAATGTAAAGTATGGATTAGAAGGGCGAAAGATCCTTTTATTAATAGGATTAGGAAAAAGAAATACCATGCAGCTACAAATAACACCATTGAAGGGAGTGATCTAAGTATGAAAATTGACATTGGAaattttcttctctctttcAAACGAAAATGAACATTCATTCATCAAGAATGCTTCGAATATTTCTGTTAGTATTCCATCAATCTTTTTTGGAAATTTTATTCTCTCTGtggtgttattattattattatgtaaatgtaaatttttttcttttttctttttttgaaggAATATTTCTGTTAGTATTCCATCAATTGTTAGTTGTATCATAAATACCATTTTCGTCATAAATAAATTGCTACGCTTCCATATCATAAAGTCATGATCAACATCGATGTCGTCATTAATTCCTTCTCAACATCGTATTAAATGATtccatttcaatttttatacTACTATTTTGTAAATGTGGCACTAAAGTGCTAATATCCAGTGACAACTTTTCATTATAgctataatattatatattagtaAAATATTTGTTAGAGACAAAAATTGGTTGGTGAATGGGCCACTGATATCACGTATCACCTACCCGGATCCGAATACGTCAAATTGGTTCATTTACGAATGGTCTCATGACCCTACCCGTCTTTATTCCTTTGGCGGGTCATGCCCCACTAACCCATTAcatattcatttttaattataattttaaatgacTTTTAATTCTCTTTTTCAATATAAGGATAGAGGATTTACACGTGGAACTGTCTTTTAAAATTGTAAATAGTTTAATAAGTGCATAATGTTTGAAAAGAGTTGGTAGGAAAAGTGAGTTCACATATGTGACCTCCTTTGTGATACACTATActataaaaattcaaatatatgtattatgcatatgatcagAATCTTTGTGTTAAAAATTTATACTACTCCATATTTTAGGCGAATCTAAATCTTAGTTGTGCAATCAATGGAATAAAGTCGTGATAGGAAAGGATTGATGGCTAGTGTAATTCGATGTGTCATTCATAGACTTGAACATTCTGCAGTATCATATTCATAAAGAATTCTGCAGATGAATAATTCGATGGGCTCACGTTAAAATGCTGCACTAT
This window encodes:
- the LOC131005496 gene encoding endoglucanase 24-like — translated: MVKIFPNVKLRCAHLLLLLSQFPFFAASYHDYADALSKSILFFEGQRSGYLPPDQRLTWRDHSGLGDGWTVAADLTGGYYDAGDNVKFNFPMAFTTTMLAWSVVEFGDRMPPPELRNALVAIRWSTDYLLKTVAQPNRIFVQVGDPIADHNCWERPEDMDTPRTVYAVEAPNPASDVAGETAAALAAASMAFRASDPGYAETLLRTSTRVFNYADSYRGAYSDNANIRDGVCPFYCDFDGYQDELLWGAAWLRRASNDDSYLNYLQNNGKTLGADDNINEFGWDNKHAGLNVLVSKEVLESSKYSLQSYRASADSFMCTLVPESTSFHIEFSPGGLIYRPGGSNLQHATTISFLSLVYADYLERSSQTVNCGEVSISPSVLRQIAQRQVNYILGENPKGMSYMVGYSSSYPQRIHHRGSSIPSTKDHPQAVHCKDGSVFFNSSDPNPNTLVGAVVGGPGEDDVYDDNRVDFRKSEPTTYINAPFVGVLAYFAANPNTGS